A window of the Cuculus canorus isolate bCucCan1 chromosome 3, bCucCan1.pri, whole genome shotgun sequence genome harbors these coding sequences:
- the FLRT3 gene encoding leucine-rich repeat transmembrane protein FLRT3 codes for MISVTWSIFLVWTKIGLLLDMAPFSHSAKPCPSVCRCDVGFIYCNDRSLTSIPTGIPEDATTLFLQNNQINNAGIPSELKNLLRVERIYLYHNSLDEFPTNLPKYVKELHLQENNIRTITYDSLSQIPYLEELHLDDNSVSAVSIEDGAFRDNIYLRLLFLSRNHLSTIPWGLPKTIEELRLDDNRISTISELSLQDLTNLKRLVLDGNLLNNHGLGDKVFMNLVNLTELSLVRNSLTAAPVNLPGTNLRKLYLQENHINRVPPNAFSYLRQLYRLDMSNNNLSNLPQGVFDDLDNITQLFLRNNPWHCGCKMKWVRDWLQSLPLKVNVRGLMCQAPEKVRGMAIKDLNAELFDCKDDGMISTIQITTAVPNTLYPAQGHWPVSVTKQPDIKTPNLNKNYRTTASPVRKIITIFVKSVGTETIHISWKVALPMTALRLSWLKMGHSPAFGSITETIVTGDRNDYLLTALEPESPYRVCMVPMETSNIYLSDETPECIETETAPLKMYNPTTTLNREQEKEPYKNPSLPLAAIIGGAVALVAIALLALVCWYVHRNGSLFSRNCTYSKGRRRKDDYAEAGTKKDNSILEIRETSFQMIPITNDQVSKEEFVIHTIFPPNGMNLYKNSHSESSSNRSYRDSGIPDSDHSHS; via the coding sequence ATGATTAGTGTAACCTGGAGCATCTTCCTAGTTTGGACTAAAATAGGGCTGTTACTTGACATGGCACCTTTTTCTCATAGTGCCAAACCGTGCCCTTCAGTATGTCGCTGTGATGTGGGTTTCATATATTGTAATGATCGCAGTTTGACGTCTATTCCTACAGGAATCCCAGAGGATGCTACTACCCTTTTCCTTCAGAACaatcaaataaataatgctgGGATTCCTTCAGAACTGAAGAACTTGCTTAGGGtggaaagaatatatttatacCACAACAGCCTTGATGAATTCCCCACTAACCTCCCTAAGTACGTTAAGGAACTGCATTTGCAGGAGAATAATATAAGGACCATTACTTATGATTCACTTTCACAAATTCCTTATCTGGAAGAACTGCATTTGGATGataattctgtttctgctgttagCATCGAGGATGGAGCTTTTCGGGACAACATCTATCTCagacttcttttcctctctcgAAATCACCTTAGTACCATTCCTTGGGGTTTGCCTAAAACGATAGAAGAGCTACGCTTGGATGATAATCGCATTTCCACGATTTCAGAGCTGTCTCTTCAAGACCTTACAAATCTAAAACGCCTTGTTTTAGATGGAAATCTTCTAAATAATCATGGATTAGGAGACAAAGTCTTTATGAATCTAGTCAATCTTACAGAACTGTCATTGGTCCGCAATTCGCTCACGGCTGCACCAGTAAATTTGCCCGGGACAAACCTAAGAAAGCTTTATCTTCAAGAAAACCACATCAACCGTGTGCCACCCAATGCTTTCTCCTACTTAAGGCAGTTGTATCGACTAGATATGTCCAATAACAATCTTAGCAATTTACCTCAGGGTGTCTTTGATGATCTGGACAACATCACTCAACTGTTTCTTCGCAACAACCCTTGGCACTGTGGGTGCAAAATGAAATGGGTACGCGATTGGTTACAGTCATTGCCTTTAAAAGTTAATGTACGTGGACTGATGTGTCAGGCACCAGAAAAAGTACGTGGAATGGCTATCAAAGACCTCAATGCAGAACTATTTGATTGTAAGGACGATGGTATGATAAGCACCATCCAAATCACTACTGCGGTACCAAACACACTATACCCGGCGCAGGGACACTGGCCGGTTTCTGTGACCAAACAGCCAGACATCAAGACTCCGAACCTAAATAAAAACTATAGAACCACAGCAAGCCCGGTACGCAAAATCATTACAATATTTGTGAAATCTGTAGGCACGGAGACTATTCACATCTCCTGGAAGGTTGCACTACCAATGACTGCTCTAAGACTGAGCTGGCTCAAGATGGGTCACAGCCCTGCCTTTGGATCTATAACTGAAACAATAGTTACAGGTGACAGAAATGACTATTTGCTTACGGCTCTCGAACCAGAATCACCATACCGTGTATGCATGGTTCCCATGGAAACCAGCAACATCTATCTCTCTGATGAAACACCCGAATGCATCGAAACAGAGACGGCACCCCTTAAGATGTACAACCCTACCACCACCCTCAACCGGGAGCAGGAGAAAGAACCTTACAAAAATCCCAGTTTGCCCCTGGCTGCCATCATTGGTGGTGCGGTGGCACTAGTGGCCATAGCGCTGTTGGCCCTGGTCTGCTGGTATGTCCACAGAAACGGGTCCCTGTTCTCCCGGAACTGCACCTACAGCAAGGGACGCCGGAGAAAAGATGACTACGCTGAAGCGGGAACCAAGAAGGATAACTCCATTCTAGAAATCAGGGAGACTTCTTTCCAGATGATACCAATAACCAACGACCAAGTATCCAAGGAGGAATTTGTAATACACACCATTTTCCCACCTAATGGCATGAATCTGTACAAGAACAGCCACAGTGAAAGCAGTAGTAACAGGAGCTACAGAGACAGTGGTATTCCAGATTCAGATCATTCACACTCATGA